DNA sequence from the Deltaproteobacteria bacterium genome:
GTTGAGATTCTCGATGCACTTCGTGACGCCGAACGAGAACTGGTCGCCGGCGGCGATCAACGTTTATTGTTTCGAGTGCTTCGGCAGAGCGGCGATGCTCGATACACAGATGTCAAAAGACTTCTCGAGGACCTCAAGCGCGCGATCGATCTTGATCCATCACTCGCGGAGATCAAGAAAGAAGTTCAAAAGGTGCTTAAACTTGTGTCGCTTTACACTCCTGGTGAAGACCATTCCATCGGACTGCAATTTGCGGCTCCCGAAGCAGTCGAGATCTTGAAGAAGATCGGTATGACCTATGGCGCAAACCCCATTACCGTCGCTCGCAATGGCCTCGGTCGGAACAATCTCCTCTATGTGGCACTTGTGTTATCGCAGTTGGCCAAAGCACCGGATATCTCCACCGGAGATGACGCCTTCGTCTGTTTTCGCCTTGTTGGAATCGAGGAACCGGAAGCCCATCTGCATCCACATCTTGAGGACCACCTCGCCCGAAACATTGAGGATATCAGGAAAGACCATTCCAATTCGTTGCAGTTGATCCTCACCTCACACTCCACCCATGTGGCGGCGAAGCTCTCCCTTAAGAATACAGCCGTGCTATTTCGCCGCGACTCAGATGGTGCCATTGCCGCACACTACGTCCTCGAGGGCATCGATCCTGTCAAGGACAAGGACGCCGTTCGTTTTTTGAGTCTGTATCTCGATGCGACGAAGTCTCGGATGTTCTTCGCACGGCGGCTCATTCTCGTTGAGGGCATCGCGGAACAAATTGTTATTCCCATGCTCTTCGAGCAGGTCACAGGTCAATCACTCGAAAGCATCGGTTGCACCGTCATTAACGTGAACGGCGTTGCTTTCCGCCACTTTCTGACGATCGTGAAAAACGGATTCTTCAAGAAGTGTGTGGTGCTCACAGACAGTGATGCAGGGACAAAAACCGAGAACCGGGCCGAATCATTGCGGGCCGACTTCAAAGACATTCCACACATCGACATTCAGGTCACAACCGAAAGTACGTTTGAAAAGGATCTTATCAAATTCAACAGATCTGATGCAGGAAAGGAACTTTTATTTGATGCACTCTCGGTGACTAAGCCAAGCAACGGCCCAAAGCTCAAGACTGAGACAGGAGCAACTGACATCGACGTTGACGCTTTCTTCGCCGAGATCGAGAACTACAAGGCCGAGTTTGCATTCAGCCTCATGTCGGCTCTTGAGGATGAGCGCCAGGCGGCAAAGAAAGACAGCCGCTCGCCCAAGAAGTTGGCCATTCCGAACTACATTTCTCAAGCGCTCGA
Encoded proteins:
- a CDS encoding AAA family ATPase — encoded protein: MYVKNLRIKNFRNFCDPPFTMDLRPFTLILGENNIGKTNLLSAISLLFSQEISVIERRNLEIDDINYLTVIAFKKQVADHSIEADKVVFPEVEIHATLSDIQDEQHPVVGDWYSNTDLTEACVTYRFSVRGNFKRDKWIEEQREAIARRKAKDEKANPESGVGSEKPDYSRYVDFPIGEYRHTIYGGGRPSNECESWLLRMLRVEILDALRDAERELVAGGDQRLLFRVLRQSGDARYTDVKRLLEDLKRAIDLDPSLAEIKKEVQKVLKLVSLYTPGEDHSIGLQFAAPEAVEILKKIGMTYGANPITVARNGLGRNNLLYVALVLSQLAKAPDISTGDDAFVCFRLVGIEEPEAHLHPHLEDHLARNIEDIRKDHSNSLQLILTSHSTHVAAKLSLKNTAVLFRRDSDGAIAAHYVLEGIDPVKDKDAVRFLSLYLDATKSRMFFARRLILVEGIAEQIVIPMLFEQVTGQSLESIGCTVINVNGVAFRHFLTIVKNGFFKKCVVLTDSDAGTKTENRAESLRADFKDIPHIDIQVTTESTFEKDLIKFNRSDAGKELLFDALSVTKPSNGPKLKTETGATDIDVDAFFAEIENYKAEFAFSLMSALEDERQAAKKDSRSPKKLAIPNYISQALDFIKG